A portion of the Bdellovibrionales bacterium genome contains these proteins:
- a CDS encoding ABC transporter permease subunit: MIERYIQNELTLKRWRRFKQMRRSVVSIWVLGFLLFLSLTAEIWSNSKPIAMKYRGHLYFPVFKTYHPTEFGQTDIYVTNYRRLEMSFDDWVVWPLVRWDPLESNNGLASYPAPPTSQNWFGTDDRGRDVLSRLIYGFRYSIGFSVLAWFFSYFLGVIFGSIMGFMGGKSDLIGQRVVEVFESVPVFILLITLVSIFGAGLWTLVIFTSVFGWMLISLYVRAEFLKLRKREFVEAGRALGLSSWQVMFKHVLPNALGPILTFSPFSIAGNVYSLAALDYLGFGLPPPTPSWGELLQQANSYFTIAWWLAAFPSAAMIITLTVLNLIGEGVRNAFDPRHV, from the coding sequence ATGATTGAGCGGTATATACAAAACGAGCTCACTTTAAAGCGGTGGAGGCGCTTCAAGCAGATGAGGCGCTCGGTTGTTTCAATTTGGGTTTTGGGATTTTTGTTGTTCTTGAGTTTGACGGCCGAAATTTGGTCTAATTCCAAACCCATAGCAATGAAATATCGCGGGCATTTGTATTTCCCAGTTTTCAAAACCTATCATCCAACAGAATTTGGCCAAACAGATATTTACGTGACTAATTATCGTCGGTTGGAAATGAGCTTTGATGATTGGGTCGTTTGGCCATTGGTTCGTTGGGATCCTCTGGAATCAAATAATGGATTAGCATCTTATCCAGCGCCACCGACCTCACAGAACTGGTTTGGGACTGACGATCGCGGTCGCGATGTTTTGTCTCGCCTGATCTATGGATTTCGATACAGCATCGGGTTTTCCGTTTTGGCTTGGTTTTTTTCATATTTTTTAGGTGTTATTTTTGGATCCATCATGGGCTTCATGGGGGGCAAGAGCGATCTGATCGGACAGAGGGTGGTCGAAGTATTTGAGTCAGTTCCTGTGTTTATTTTACTTATTACTCTCGTCTCCATTTTTGGAGCTGGACTTTGGACACTCGTGATTTTTACCTCAGTATTTGGTTGGATGTTAATTTCACTTTATGTGAGGGCCGAGTTTTTAAAATTGCGAAAACGAGAATTCGTGGAAGCGGGTCGTGCGCTGGGGTTGTCGTCTTGGCAGGTGATGTTTAAACACGTGCTGCCCAACGCCTTGGGGCCAATTTTAACATTTTCACCTTTTTCGATTGCGGGAAATGTCTATTCCTTAGCGGCTCTCGATTATTTGGGATTCGGACTGCCCCCGCCCACGCCAAGTTGGGGAGAATTACTTCAGCAAGCCAACAGTTACTTCACAATTGCCTGGTGGCTCGCTGCCTTTCCTTCGGCAGCCATGATCATCACGCTGACGGTTCTGAATCTCATTGGAGAGGGTGTTAGAAACGCTTTTGATCCCAGGCATGTCTGA
- a CDS encoding ABC transporter permease subunit, whose product MLRYVVRRFFMMIPTLIGITLLSFAIINLAPGSPVEQKIMKMRFGGAMGGGGSNQTSELGVSSQVVEALKKQYGFDKPVYVRYGLWLKNIITLNFGESFSYEEPVTSVIASKFPVSLQFGIISLLMTYFVCVPLGIAKAIRDGSKFDVISSFFLMILYSIPPLILAILLRVYLAGGAFLDLFPLGDLYSDNYLEMGVWDQLIDRCRHFILPLICYVIGNFTVLTFLMKNSLLDEIRLDYVRTARAKGLAEKSVVYKHALRNALIPIATGLASFLGFFFAGSVVIEQVFNLDGMGLLSYKAALDRDYNVIMGLIFFQSILMLVGRFLSDLSYTLIDPRIDFS is encoded by the coding sequence ATGCTGAGGTACGTCGTTCGTCGCTTCTTTATGATGATCCCAACCCTGATAGGAATAACTCTCCTCTCTTTTGCTATTATTAATTTGGCGCCTGGAAGTCCTGTCGAACAGAAGATAATGAAGATGAGGTTCGGTGGGGCTATGGGAGGTGGTGGATCCAATCAGACTTCTGAGCTTGGAGTTTCATCTCAAGTAGTAGAGGCCTTAAAAAAGCAATATGGTTTCGATAAGCCCGTTTACGTTCGCTATGGATTGTGGCTTAAAAACATTATCACTCTTAATTTTGGAGAAAGTTTTAGCTACGAAGAGCCTGTAACTTCTGTCATAGCAAGCAAATTTCCTGTTTCTTTGCAATTTGGAATTATATCGCTCTTAATGACCTACTTTGTTTGCGTTCCTTTGGGAATTGCGAAGGCGATTCGGGACGGTTCAAAATTTGATGTGATCTCCAGTTTTTTTCTTATGATCCTTTATTCTATACCGCCTTTGATTTTAGCCATTTTATTGAGGGTTTATCTGGCCGGAGGGGCTTTTCTGGATTTGTTCCCTCTGGGAGATCTCTATTCTGACAATTACTTGGAAATGGGCGTGTGGGATCAATTAATAGACCGATGTCGCCATTTTATTTTGCCGCTCATCTGTTATGTCATTGGAAACTTCACTGTTCTGACCTTTTTAATGAAAAACTCTCTTTTAGATGAAATTAGACTGGATTACGTACGAACGGCGCGAGCGAAGGGGCTAGCTGAGAAGTCAGTCGTTTACAAACATGCCTTGAGAAATGCCTTGATTCCAATTGCCACAGGCTTAGCGTCCTTTTTGGGCTTTTTCTTTGCCGGTTCGGTTGTAATCGAACAAGTATTTAATTTGGATGGGATGGGTCTATTGAGTTACAAGGCAGCTCTTGATCGAGACTACAATGTGATCATGGGCCTGATCTTTTTTCAGAGCATCTTGATGCTAGTGGGTCGATTCCTCAGTGATCTTAGCTACACCCTTATTGATCCAAGGATTGATTTCTCATGA
- a CDS encoding peptide ABC transporter substrate-binding protein, which translates to MKIFILVLSAIGIFLTLGQAFATSNKIQNPILGNVKAPVGGTFYYVLQSEPEKLNPLTSTDNYSSQVSQFVIDGLMTTNVETNEMDPALAESYEEDPKGMWYVFHLRKNVKWHDGKPLTAKDVKFSFDAVADKDSKFDTAHIRPYFENIEKAEVVDEHTIKFSIKKKYFNNFKVLASGGFLSIVPEHIYGDVSQKNTKILIGSGPYQLEKYDKGKGILLKRNANWWGYTDPRYAGQFKWDKIQFRFIKEEMAQLARLEKGEIDLIPEITPEAYVQKTNHQPWGKTAIKKKVDHQGPRPYGFVGWNFSSPLFKERDVRIAMAHLMNRELMIEKFRFGLSLLATGPWYQQSPYANPSVKPILYNSDKAVALLKKQGWDDLDKDGILEKKIDGKLVPFKFTLMMASKDAEKYMTIYKEDLKKSGINMEIKLVEWNSFVKALDERKFDAVSLGWGGGSVDNDPKQIWHSESAQAGGSNFINYKNPEVDKLIDLGRQELDRAKRIKIYQEIYEKIADDAPYAFLFNNKSFLYAHTSKMKMEKPAYSFGVGIETWWIRKD; encoded by the coding sequence ATGAAAATATTTATACTGGTGTTGTCTGCGATTGGTATTTTTTTGACTTTGGGACAGGCATTTGCGACGAGCAATAAAATTCAGAATCCAATTCTCGGCAACGTAAAGGCTCCCGTCGGGGGCACATTTTATTATGTCCTCCAATCAGAGCCCGAAAAACTCAATCCATTGACGAGCACGGACAACTATTCAAGCCAGGTTTCTCAGTTTGTGATTGATGGCCTTATGACGACAAATGTTGAAACAAATGAAATGGATCCAGCCCTTGCCGAAAGCTACGAAGAGGATCCCAAGGGGATGTGGTATGTATTTCATTTGAGAAAAAATGTGAAATGGCACGATGGCAAACCCCTCACCGCGAAAGATGTGAAATTTAGTTTTGATGCTGTGGCTGATAAAGACAGTAAATTCGACACGGCTCATATCCGACCTTATTTTGAAAATATTGAGAAAGCTGAGGTGGTTGATGAACACACGATCAAATTCTCAATAAAGAAAAAATATTTCAATAACTTCAAGGTATTGGCTAGCGGCGGATTTTTAAGCATTGTTCCCGAGCACATCTATGGAGATGTTTCGCAAAAGAATACGAAAATTTTAATTGGGTCGGGCCCCTATCAGCTCGAAAAGTACGATAAAGGAAAAGGAATTCTTCTTAAGAGAAACGCGAATTGGTGGGGGTATACAGATCCAAGATATGCTGGTCAGTTCAAGTGGGATAAAATTCAGTTTCGGTTTATCAAAGAGGAAATGGCTCAGTTGGCTAGGCTGGAGAAGGGCGAAATTGACCTCATCCCTGAAATTACTCCCGAGGCCTATGTTCAGAAGACAAATCATCAGCCATGGGGAAAAACGGCGATTAAAAAGAAAGTTGATCACCAAGGTCCTCGCCCTTATGGATTTGTCGGTTGGAATTTCTCGAGTCCTTTATTTAAGGAACGAGATGTTCGAATTGCGATGGCCCATCTCATGAACCGGGAATTGATGATTGAAAAATTTCGGTTTGGATTATCTCTTTTGGCGACAGGTCCCTGGTATCAGCAAAGTCCCTACGCAAATCCTTCAGTGAAACCAATTTTGTACAATTCAGACAAAGCCGTGGCTCTCCTGAAGAAGCAGGGTTGGGATGATTTGGACAAAGATGGCATTCTTGAAAAAAAGATTGATGGGAAGCTTGTTCCGTTTAAATTTACTTTGATGATGGCGAGCAAAGACGCTGAAAAATATATGACGATCTACAAGGAGGACCTCAAAAAGTCTGGAATTAACATGGAGATAAAGCTGGTTGAATGGAATAGCTTCGTGAAGGCCCTGGATGAGCGGAAGTTTGATGCCGTAAGCCTCGGATGGGGAGGGGGGAGCGTTGACAATGATCCGAAGCAAATTTGGCACTCAGAAAGTGCTCAAGCCGGTGGCTCTAATTTCATCAATTACAAAAATCCTGAAGTAGATAAATTGATTGATTTGGGTCGCCAGGAACTGGATCGAGCGAAAAGGATCAAAATCTATCAAGAGATTTATGAAAAAATCGCAGACGATGCTCCGTATGCTTTTTTATTTAACAACAAGTCCTTCCTTTACGCCCACACCTCTAAGATGAAAATGGAGAAACCTGCTTATTCCTTTGGAGTTGGGATTGAAACATGGTGGATTCGAAAGGATTAG
- a CDS encoding YkgJ family cysteine cluster protein has translation MSQKPWFAKGLKFECQGSGNCCISRGQYGFVYLTKEDRKRLAKILDLTTSAFVKKYCDKSDGFFHLKEIQNRPECVFLLKNKCKVYKARPTQCRTWPFWPETLSPKSWKKEVVNFCPGTNKGQVHSAHEIREQRDQQIECDRQLISERTFS, from the coding sequence ATGTCCCAGAAACCCTGGTTTGCCAAAGGGCTGAAATTTGAATGTCAAGGGAGCGGAAACTGCTGTATTTCCCGAGGACAATACGGATTCGTTTATCTAACGAAGGAGGATCGGAAGCGCCTTGCTAAGATACTGGATCTGACTACCTCGGCTTTTGTAAAAAAATACTGCGATAAAAGTGATGGTTTCTTTCATCTCAAAGAAATTCAGAATAGACCGGAGTGCGTTTTTTTACTTAAAAACAAATGCAAGGTTTATAAAGCTCGACCCACTCAATGTCGCACCTGGCCTTTTTGGCCGGAGACCCTCTCTCCAAAGTCATGGAAAAAAGAAGTTGTCAATTTCTGTCCTGGAACTAACAAGGGTCAGGTCCACTCTGCTCACGAGATAAGAGAGCAGAGAGACCAACAGATTGAATGCGATCGCCAGTTGATCAGCGAGCGTACTTTTTCCTAA
- a CDS encoding TraR/DksA family transcriptional regulator, whose translation MHTRGGAKMSSLSGDLINKCKRKLLETKAELLNRVKEARMDLHTSEDRGGDEGDQTMRALAESEFLSMTERLRKQLMEIEIALSRIESGNYGICEETEEAIEPDRLLAIPWTRLSIEGAEIRESLRKKYAR comes from the coding sequence ATGCATACAAGGGGGGGAGCTAAAATGAGCAGTCTATCAGGTGATTTAATCAACAAATGCAAAAGAAAATTACTCGAGACAAAAGCTGAGCTTTTGAATCGAGTCAAGGAAGCTCGCATGGATCTGCATACATCCGAGGATCGGGGGGGCGACGAAGGAGACCAGACGATGAGGGCTCTGGCCGAGAGCGAGTTCCTAAGTATGACGGAACGTCTGCGAAAGCAACTCATGGAAATCGAGATTGCTTTGTCTCGCATTGAAAGTGGGAACTATGGAATCTGCGAGGAGACTGAAGAGGCGATTGAGCCTGATCGGCTGTTGGCAATTCCTTGGACCCGTTTAAGCATTGAAGGAGCTGAGATTCGCGAGAGTCTTAGGAAAAAGTACGCTCGCTGA
- a CDS encoding SH3 domain-containing protein, translating to MKWQAVVYFFCFVTSTAQGLCVKVVEANLRSSPDPNSPITWTVGKFTPLVRLEKKGAWYKVEDQNGDQHWVSARFVTTQYQCVSVRGKTANLRAGPGTEFPIAAYATADKYWPFKRIDRREDWYQVEDDFGNSFWVHDSAVWRPVTVSRIGF from the coding sequence GTGAAGTGGCAGGCTGTAGTTTACTTTTTTTGTTTTGTGACATCGACGGCTCAAGGCCTTTGTGTCAAGGTTGTTGAGGCCAATTTGAGGTCATCGCCGGATCCCAATTCCCCTATCACGTGGACTGTAGGAAAATTTACTCCCCTTGTTCGATTGGAAAAAAAGGGCGCTTGGTACAAGGTGGAGGATCAAAATGGCGATCAACACTGGGTCTCCGCGAGATTCGTGACGACTCAGTATCAGTGTGTCTCAGTGAGAGGAAAGACTGCCAATCTTAGAGCTGGGCCCGGAACAGAGTTTCCTATAGCGGCCTACGCGACTGCTGATAAATATTGGCCATTCAAGCGAATTGATCGCCGAGAGGATTGGTATCAAGTAGAAGATGATTTTGGGAACTCCTTTTGGGTTCACGATTCGGCAGTGTGGCGTCCTGTCACTGTGAGTCGAATTGGATTTTAG
- a CDS encoding FxsA family protein, with product MFAWIVLLLFVLPIFDLILLIRMGGIVGVGVVLLAVLVSGFLGIFLAKSQGRVIWRKINESLLNGQMPADSLLEGALTVFGGIMLVAPGFLTDFLGLFLLLPISRRVIVVLIKRSVESKVRSGEFKIYRASWDFRQEEKSSSVTSPHNRGEGEIIDISPIKLKENVDKN from the coding sequence ATGTTTGCTTGGATAGTTTTGTTACTATTTGTATTGCCCATTTTTGATTTGATCCTGCTGATTCGCATGGGGGGAATTGTTGGGGTCGGTGTGGTTCTTCTGGCAGTTTTAGTGAGTGGATTCTTGGGAATTTTCTTAGCTAAAAGCCAGGGTCGAGTGATTTGGCGAAAGATAAATGAGAGTTTACTCAATGGACAGATGCCGGCGGATTCTCTCCTCGAGGGAGCATTGACTGTATTTGGTGGCATTATGCTTGTTGCGCCTGGATTTTTAACTGATTTCCTCGGCCTATTCCTGTTGCTTCCGATTTCGAGACGAGTGATTGTTGTGCTCATTAAACGCTCGGTGGAATCAAAAGTACGAAGTGGAGAGTTTAAAATCTACAGAGCTTCCTGGGATTTTCGCCAAGAGGAGAAGTCATCATCGGTAACCTCGCCTCATAATCGAGGGGAGGGGGAAATCATAGATATCAGTCCAATCAAGCTAAAAGAAAATGTGGATAAGAATTGA